One genomic window of Methanosarcina acetivorans C2A includes the following:
- a CDS encoding tetratricopeptide repeat protein, with protein sequence MSSIKKTYLIVCSFILLACSLSASAGFLHIAGAAEDQKNAVGDDGATVPPSLEEVLAQRPVSVEGLLNKGNNLYSLKEYELSIECFDDALEMDSNSSMAWYGKGCALTSLERYEEAIDCYDRALESFPASSWSWYQKGNGYLQTQNYVEAISCYEKSLATDSYLSRVWFQKALASEKLGLEQEALASYDSSIDLGSNVSKTLQMQGKAYTGLENYDEAMKCFDGALNITPDDSELWTQKGIMYDMSGDYEAAIQCYDEAISLNPDLTEAWYNKGVDLEGMEMYQDALTCYEFVLLSEPENLSALQKKGFCLEQLGRNEEALQCYEEILIYNPDNADAWYSKGSVLNAMGDYDAAIACYDRALNPDAGIEVEEVGDALLEEFNAYDSSLPIYSEVPEFKSSAVKIWYDKGLAFDKLENYESALECYDSVLETESGHAMVWYRKGQDLDRLNRYEEAADCYDKALKLDSGYAKVWHRKGYDSSKLGQYKDAAKSFDKAVNLDENYTLAWYGKAFALSKTGDYEEALACYEKVLAAAPDSAEIWYNKGLLLDQLERYQEASDCYSQALQINPGYSIARFRLNKDMELYGDSTPNSSEGKDPEVSPKKAISGGFWSYLLGYKYASSEENSDLSENFDDLSPEFSYDSAWYGKASTYSKLEMYEDALYAYDTALSINPLRTEAWYEKGSALDKLGRSEEALECYKKALDLDPQSSNAWYGMASTSNTLGRSEEAVAYYDQLLAANASDPEALQGKSEALINLGRYEEAIACFNPLLELEPENIEALDGRALALARSERREEALEDYNRILQLDPSNTKALAEKASLFEELGRYEEAASTYGEILLITPENREIMYRQGKALEAKGDFEAAIACYDQILTLDPKNIDAINNKGFAYAKMERYQEAIASYDKAIEYAPNNAAAWYFKGCANFAISSNIAAVECFDKVVQLKPDCITAWYNKGYLYNVMGEVNESINSYDGALAINPNEPSILYNKRFAHYRIKEYEDASACKTKLDAIDPGFVAALQDRGTRIFIPETYRSDLDYSLPVRWYGENYSEYSENASKNITEASQQLNDSSGELNDSSGEGYGNTDETYEDTGDWYIPEPDDEQGNESDAENWYVPEPDEV encoded by the coding sequence ATGAGCTCAATTAAAAAAACTTACTTGATTGTTTGTTCCTTCATTCTTCTGGCCTGTAGTTTATCTGCTAGTGCAGGTTTTTTACATATAGCAGGAGCAGCGGAGGATCAGAAGAATGCTGTAGGAGATGACGGGGCTACCGTTCCTCCCTCGCTTGAAGAGGTACTTGCGCAGCGCCCTGTTTCTGTAGAAGGCCTGTTAAATAAAGGCAATAATCTCTATTCTCTTAAAGAATACGAGCTTTCCATAGAATGCTTTGACGACGCACTTGAAATGGATTCGAACTCTTCAATGGCATGGTATGGAAAGGGTTGTGCTCTGACATCGCTGGAAAGATACGAAGAAGCTATTGACTGCTATGATAGAGCTCTTGAAAGCTTCCCGGCTTCTTCCTGGAGCTGGTATCAAAAAGGAAATGGATATCTTCAGACACAAAATTATGTAGAGGCTATCAGCTGCTACGAGAAAAGCCTCGCTACGGATAGCTATCTTTCCAGAGTCTGGTTCCAGAAAGCCCTTGCTTCTGAGAAACTTGGCCTGGAACAGGAGGCGTTAGCCTCTTATGATAGTTCAATTGACCTGGGCTCCAACGTGTCCAAAACTCTGCAAATGCAGGGAAAAGCTTATACCGGGCTTGAAAACTACGACGAAGCTATGAAGTGTTTTGACGGAGCACTTAACATTACTCCTGACGATTCTGAACTCTGGACTCAGAAAGGAATAATGTATGATATGTCCGGGGATTACGAAGCTGCAATACAGTGCTACGACGAGGCAATTTCCCTCAATCCTGACCTTACGGAGGCCTGGTACAATAAAGGTGTAGACCTTGAGGGGATGGAGATGTATCAGGATGCCCTGACCTGCTACGAATTTGTCCTCCTTTCAGAGCCTGAAAACCTCAGTGCCCTGCAGAAAAAAGGTTTCTGTCTCGAGCAGCTTGGTAGAAATGAAGAGGCCCTGCAGTGCTACGAAGAGATTCTCATTTACAATCCTGATAACGCTGATGCATGGTACAGTAAAGGTTCCGTGCTTAATGCTATGGGAGATTACGACGCTGCAATAGCCTGCTATGATAGAGCCCTTAATCCAGATGCAGGAATTGAGGTGGAAGAGGTTGGAGATGCTCTTCTCGAAGAGTTTAATGCTTATGATTCTTCACTTCCCATTTATTCTGAAGTGCCCGAGTTTAAATCTTCTGCAGTAAAAATCTGGTACGACAAAGGGCTGGCTTTTGATAAACTTGAGAACTACGAGTCTGCTCTTGAGTGTTATGATAGTGTACTTGAGACCGAATCAGGACACGCAATGGTCTGGTACAGGAAAGGTCAGGACCTTGACAGACTTAACAGGTATGAAGAAGCTGCTGACTGCTATGATAAAGCCCTGAAACTGGACTCCGGATATGCGAAAGTCTGGCATAGGAAAGGATACGATTCTTCAAAACTTGGGCAGTACAAAGATGCCGCAAAAAGTTTTGATAAAGCTGTAAACCTTGATGAAAACTATACACTTGCATGGTACGGCAAAGCTTTTGCCCTGTCAAAAACAGGAGACTATGAAGAGGCTCTTGCCTGCTACGAAAAAGTTCTTGCCGCTGCCCCTGATAGTGCTGAAATCTGGTACAACAAGGGTCTTCTCCTTGATCAGCTAGAAAGATACCAGGAAGCTTCAGACTGCTACAGTCAGGCTCTCCAGATAAATCCCGGGTATTCTATTGCCCGTTTCAGATTGAACAAGGATATGGAGTTGTATGGGGATTCAACTCCCAATTCGTCTGAAGGGAAAGACCCAGAGGTCAGCCCTAAAAAGGCAATTTCAGGAGGCTTCTGGTCTTATCTTCTGGGTTACAAATATGCAAGTTCTGAAGAGAACTCGGACCTTTCAGAGAACTTTGATGACCTGAGCCCAGAATTCAGTTACGATTCAGCCTGGTACGGCAAAGCTTCAACATACAGCAAACTTGAGATGTATGAAGATGCCCTGTATGCTTACGATACGGCTCTATCGATTAACCCCTTACGCACCGAAGCCTGGTATGAGAAAGGTTCTGCCCTTGACAAACTCGGAAGAAGTGAGGAAGCTCTGGAGTGTTACAAAAAAGCTCTCGATCTTGACCCGCAGTCGAGCAATGCCTGGTATGGGATGGCTTCTACCTCGAACACTCTCGGGAGATCGGAAGAAGCGGTTGCTTACTATGACCAGTTACTTGCTGCCAATGCCAGTGATCCTGAAGCCCTTCAGGGAAAATCAGAGGCCCTTATAAATCTTGGCAGGTACGAAGAAGCAATTGCCTGTTTCAACCCTCTTCTCGAACTTGAGCCGGAAAACATAGAGGCTCTGGATGGCCGAGCTCTTGCCCTGGCAAGGTCCGAAAGGAGGGAAGAGGCCCTGGAGGACTACAACAGAATCCTGCAGCTTGATCCTTCCAATACAAAGGCACTGGCTGAGAAAGCCTCTTTGTTTGAAGAACTCGGCAGGTATGAAGAAGCTGCTTCAACCTATGGAGAGATCCTCCTGATTACGCCTGAGAACAGAGAGATAATGTACCGGCAGGGCAAGGCTCTGGAAGCGAAGGGAGATTTCGAAGCCGCAATCGCCTGTTATGACCAGATTCTTACTCTTGACCCGAAAAATATTGATGCGATAAATAACAAGGGTTTTGCTTACGCTAAAATGGAGAGATATCAGGAAGCAATTGCCAGCTATGACAAAGCCATTGAGTATGCTCCAAACAATGCTGCAGCCTGGTACTTCAAAGGATGCGCTAATTTCGCAATAAGCAGCAACATTGCTGCCGTTGAATGCTTTGATAAAGTAGTGCAATTAAAACCAGACTGCATAACGGCATGGTACAATAAAGGGTATCTGTACAATGTAATGGGAGAGGTTAATGAGTCGATCAATTCTTATGATGGTGCTCTTGCAATCAACCCCAATGAACCGTCTATCCTTTATAACAAGCGTTTTGCACATTACCGCATAAAGGAATACGAGGATGCTTCGGCATGTAAGACAAAGCTTGATGCTATCGACCCTGGCTTTGTTGCAGCTCTTCAGGACAGGGGAACCCGCATCTTTATCCCCGAAACATACAGAAGTGACCTTGACTATTCTCTGCCTGTAAGATGGTACGGAGAAAACTATTCTGAATATTCTGAAAATGCCAGCAAGAACATAACTGAAGCTTCTCAGCAGTTAAACGACTCCTCCGGAGAGTTAAACGACTCCTCCGGAGAGGGATATGGGAACACTGACGAAACTTATGAAGACACAGGAGACTGGTATATTCCTGAACCTGACGACGAGCAGGGAAATGAATCTGACGCTGAAAACTGGTATGTTCCTGAGCCCGATGAGGTTTAA
- a CDS encoding HD domain-containing protein, with translation MQKEDLDYFREWFFEYVNRFFSSDYFIRENIELKIEHTRRVCENILLIAKSEKISEKECMLAETIALFHDLGRFEQFTKYKTFSDSESENHAVLGVKILNKEGILARLPEEEIRLVLKAVEYHNLMEIPGNVNPSSKLHFFCRLIRDADKIDILRFASEGYAAEEKCRNPALELYLPDTKGYSEPMVSEILNNRMAKIGDMKNRNDIKLLRLSWIFDLNFPATFSLLKKYGYLESIISSLPESKETEVLKRHCEKYLDAMESGVREGNNEL, from the coding sequence ATGCAGAAAGAAGATCTGGATTATTTTCGGGAATGGTTTTTCGAGTATGTTAACAGATTCTTTTCCTCAGACTATTTCATCCGGGAAAATATTGAGCTAAAAATTGAACACACTCGCAGGGTGTGTGAAAATATCCTTTTAATTGCAAAATCTGAGAAAATAAGCGAAAAGGAATGCATGCTTGCCGAAACAATAGCTCTGTTCCATGACCTTGGTCGTTTTGAGCAGTTTACTAAATATAAGACGTTTAGCGATTCCGAATCGGAAAATCATGCGGTTCTGGGTGTGAAAATTCTAAATAAAGAAGGAATTCTGGCCCGTCTTCCCGAAGAGGAAATAAGGCTCGTCCTGAAAGCTGTAGAATATCACAATCTGATGGAAATTCCGGGAAATGTGAACCCCTCCAGCAAACTTCATTTTTTCTGCCGGCTGATAAGGGATGCGGATAAGATTGATATCCTGAGGTTTGCCAGTGAAGGGTATGCAGCAGAGGAAAAATGTCGGAACCCGGCACTTGAACTATATTTGCCTGATACCAAAGGGTATTCGGAACCCATGGTATCAGAGATCCTGAATAACCGAATGGCGAAAATTGGGGATATGAAAAACAGAAACGACATTAAACTTCTACGCCTGAGCTGGATTTTTGACCTCAATTTTCCTGCAACTTTTTCCCTCCTTAAAAAGTACGGTTATCTGGAGTCAATTATCTCCTCCCTGCCTGAATCAAAAGAAACGGAAGTTTTGAAAAGGCATTGCGAAAAATATCTGGATGCAATGGAATCAGGAGTTAGAGAAGGCAACAATGAGCTCTAA
- a CDS encoding Nif3-like dinuclear metal center hexameric protein: MELKKIVQILEEIAPPELADDFDKGRIGLILGLESDVKKIAIALDANFYVLKKAAKMKADMLITHHTLIFHPVNIISKSLADSLRVALENGISLYSMHTNYDRAEEGINDILAARLGLKNIRSPEIGRIGEIEPCSSTELATYVSDCLQTPVIYAGEKEEIRKVMVIGGSGFRNEYLELARENRVDAFISSELKHDILRAYEDLCLIDASHYATENPGMEALCPRLRSLTGIEVEFIDQPSGLRTVNCRPKNEEKEPCNQEETGKDSLELMLEKQSRNQIRSDYRRSLGNEYGRRYLE; this comes from the coding sequence ATGGAACTTAAAAAAATTGTGCAGATCCTTGAGGAAATAGCTCCACCCGAGCTTGCTGATGATTTTGATAAAGGTCGAATTGGTTTGATCCTTGGGCTTGAAAGCGACGTGAAGAAGATAGCAATTGCCCTGGATGCAAACTTTTACGTACTTAAAAAAGCCGCGAAAATGAAAGCAGACATGCTGATTACTCATCATACTCTCATCTTTCATCCTGTGAACATTATTTCAAAGTCTCTGGCGGATTCCCTCAGGGTCGCCCTTGAAAACGGGATATCCCTCTACAGCATGCACACCAATTACGATAGAGCTGAAGAAGGAATTAACGACATCCTTGCAGCCCGCCTGGGGCTCAAAAATATAAGGAGCCCGGAAATTGGCAGGATAGGAGAAATCGAACCCTGCTCCTCAACTGAACTGGCAACCTACGTTTCGGATTGCCTGCAGACCCCTGTTATATACGCCGGAGAAAAGGAAGAAATCCGTAAGGTAATGGTTATAGGGGGCAGCGGCTTTCGAAACGAATATCTCGAACTCGCAAGAGAAAACAGGGTTGATGCATTTATATCATCCGAACTTAAGCATGACATTCTCCGGGCATACGAAGATCTCTGCTTGATTGACGCAAGCCATTATGCAACGGAAAATCCGGGTATGGAAGCCCTATGCCCCAGGCTTCGGAGCCTTACCGGAATCGAGGTTGAGTTCATCGACCAGCCTTCCGGCCTCAGGACAGTTAACTGCAGACCGAAAAACGAAGAAAAAGAGCCCTGTAACCAGGAAGAAACCGGAAAAGATTCCCTTGAGTTAATGCTAGAGAAACAGTCAAGAAACCAGATACGTTCGGATTACCGGCGCAGCCTTGGTAATGAATATGGTAGAAGATACCTTGAGTAA
- a CDS encoding glycogen debranching enzyme N-terminal domain-containing protein: protein MHEGIRRGTDFLSTYEERRKRGWDIDNGLGGYASSTAIEAGTRPCHGCCNSFGEFSRKAFAVSTGDISFLTLEKVDKLHAREANRQNFLAFDSGLLSLLLFSFSRQLMLL from the coding sequence ATGCATGAGGGGATCAGGCGTGGGACAGATTTTCTTTCAACGTATGAAGAGAGAAGAAAAAGAGGATGGGATATAGACAACGGGCTTGGAGGATATGCTTCTTCTACAGCCATCGAGGCAGGAACAAGGCCTTGCCACGGCTGCTGTAACAGTTTCGGAGAATTCTCCCGGAAGGCTTTTGCTGTTTCAACAGGAGATATTTCTTTCCTAACTCTTGAGAAGGTTGATAAACTCCATGCAAGGGAAGCAAATCGGCAGAATTTTCTCGCTTTCGATTCGGGCTTACTAAGCCTTTTGCTCTTCAGCTTCTCAAGACAACTGATGCTTTTGTAG
- a CDS encoding amylo-alpha-1,6-glucosidase gives MSSQGENTVIAGYHWYSGWRRNAMISLPGL, from the coding sequence ATCAGTTCACAGGGTGAAAACACGGTTATTGCAGGATATCACTGGTACTCGGGCTGGAGAAGGAATGCCATGATTTCTCTGCCCGGCCTGTAA
- a CDS encoding glycosidase — protein sequence MFVRHKKNPILTIEDWPYHANAVFNPAAAIVDGETLLMVRVEDHRGFSHLTIARSNNGIDGWEIDPEPTLVPDPAHYPEEIYGIEDPRITYIEEMGKWAVAYTAFSDSGPLASLAFTEDFRNFERIGAIMPPENKDAALFPVRFNGKWALLHRPVSGMTGTKTNIWISFSPDMKHWGGHQVLLYAREGGWWDARKIGLSPHPMRVPEGWLIMYYGARQTTGKTSYRLGLALLDPEDPRKVLRRSEGWVFGPRELYERSGDVNDVILPCGWVLVEDEIRIYYGSAEVSVSMASAKINDILEYIRGCPEEQYADEYYSWFG from the coding sequence TTGTTTGTAAGGCATAAGAAAAATCCTATACTTACGATTGAAGACTGGCCGTATCATGCTAATGCGGTTTTTAACCCCGCAGCTGCCATAGTTGACGGTGAAACACTATTGATGGTACGGGTTGAAGACCACAGAGGTTTTTCTCACCTTACAATAGCCAGGAGTAATAATGGAATCGATGGCTGGGAGATCGATCCCGAACCGACCTTGGTCCCGGATCCCGCACACTATCCCGAGGAAATATACGGCATTGAAGACCCACGTATAACTTACATAGAGGAGATGGGGAAGTGGGCTGTAGCATATACGGCTTTTTCGGATTCGGGTCCTTTAGCTTCTCTTGCCTTCACGGAGGATTTCCGCAATTTTGAGAGAATAGGGGCTATAATGCCGCCCGAAAATAAAGATGCTGCTCTTTTTCCTGTCAGATTTAACGGCAAGTGGGCTCTGTTACACAGACCAGTATCCGGCATGACAGGTACAAAAACAAACATCTGGATCTCTTTTTCCCCGGACATGAAACACTGGGGCGGGCATCAGGTCCTCCTGTATGCCCGGGAAGGAGGATGGTGGGATGCCCGTAAGATAGGTTTATCTCCGCATCCGATGCGTGTGCCTGAAGGGTGGCTGATTATGTACTATGGTGCACGCCAGACAACAGGTAAAACAAGTTATCGGCTTGGGCTTGCTCTCCTTGACCCTGAAGACCCGAGAAAAGTCCTCCGCAGGTCTGAAGGCTGGGTTTTCGGGCCCCGTGAACTCTACGAACGCAGTGGAGACGTCAACGATGTCATTTTGCCCTGCGGCTGGGTTTTAGTGGAGGATGAGATCAGAATTTATTATGGAAGTGCGGAAGTATCTGTCTCCATGGCCAGTGCAAAAATAAACGACATTCTGGAATATATCCGCGGATGCCCTGAGGAACAATATGCCGATGAATATTATAGCTGGTTCGGATGA
- a CDS encoding plasma-membrane proton-efflux P-type ATPase codes for MKENVQLKVDEIKDSPASEIIKKLDSSDKGLSSSEAESRIEQYGYNEIFEKKVSPLRKFFGYFWGPIPWMIEIAAVISAFIHRWEDFVIISLLLLLNGVVGFWQENKADNAIELLKQKMALNAKVLRGGEWSQIPARELVPGDVVRVRSGDVVPADLKLFEGDYLQVDESALTGESLPVEKKSDDIAYSGSVIQKGEMNALVVATGMNTYFGETTKLVAEIRTRSHFQKAVLKIGDYLIVLAACIVAIVLVIEFFFRHTPFLETLQFALVLIVAAIPAALPAVMSVSMAVGATELANKGAIVSKLVSIEEMAGMDILCSDKTGTITQNKLKLSEISPFGNFKENDLLLYGSLASREEDNDPIDNAILLKAKDEGSVQEKIDSYEVKEFTPFDPVIKHTEATIEGPEGKLKIAKGAPQVILDMSDDKEEVRQKVEEKVDSLASKGYRALGVCVGEEGKYRFAGLLGLYDPPHEDSAETIKTANSLNVNVKMVTGDHIAIAKEIASQVGLGTNIITADDFVEKSDSEAQELVEKADGFAQVFPEHKYRIVDLLQKEEHIVGMTGDGVNDVPALKMADAGIAVAGATDAAKSAADIVFTISGLSIIINAIKESRKIFQRMKSYSIYRIAETVRVLFFIATSIIVFNFYPITAIMIVLLAILNDAPIMTIAYDNVKYSLKPEEWNMREVVRVSTFLGILGVIASFLIYYIGARVLYLSPGVLQSFIFLKLAVAGHLTIFVARTRGHFWSPPPGKLLFWSAVVTKLLATFIAVYGIYISPIGWKLAGFIWIYALTAFVITDYLKVGFYKLMDSRG; via the coding sequence ATGAAAGAAAATGTGCAACTCAAAGTTGATGAAATAAAGGATTCTCCTGCAAGCGAAATCATTAAAAAACTTGATTCGAGTGACAAAGGACTTTCTTCTTCGGAAGCTGAGAGCCGGATTGAGCAGTATGGCTATAATGAAATTTTCGAAAAGAAGGTCAGCCCGCTTAGAAAATTTTTCGGTTATTTCTGGGGTCCCATTCCCTGGATGATTGAAATTGCAGCTGTAATTTCAGCTTTTATCCATCGATGGGAAGACTTCGTGATAATTTCCTTGCTCCTTCTCTTAAACGGAGTCGTGGGGTTCTGGCAGGAAAATAAGGCTGACAATGCCATTGAACTCCTTAAGCAGAAAATGGCCCTTAATGCCAAAGTGCTCAGAGGAGGGGAATGGAGCCAGATACCTGCACGGGAACTGGTCCCCGGAGATGTGGTTCGCGTACGTTCAGGAGATGTTGTGCCTGCAGACCTTAAGCTCTTTGAAGGAGACTATCTGCAGGTAGATGAATCAGCTCTCACCGGGGAATCCCTGCCTGTAGAAAAAAAATCCGATGATATTGCCTATTCGGGGTCCGTTATCCAGAAAGGGGAGATGAACGCCCTTGTTGTGGCTACGGGTATGAATACCTATTTTGGAGAGACAACCAAACTGGTGGCCGAGATTCGGACCAGGAGCCACTTCCAAAAAGCGGTCCTAAAAATCGGAGACTACCTGATCGTCCTTGCAGCCTGCATTGTTGCGATTGTTTTAGTTATAGAGTTTTTTTTCAGGCATACTCCTTTTCTGGAAACCCTCCAGTTTGCTCTTGTGTTGATCGTAGCCGCAATTCCGGCAGCTCTTCCTGCCGTAATGTCCGTTTCAATGGCCGTTGGAGCCACCGAGCTCGCAAACAAAGGAGCCATTGTCAGCAAGCTGGTCTCCATAGAAGAAATGGCCGGGATGGATATCCTGTGTTCGGACAAAACCGGTACGATCACCCAGAATAAGCTAAAATTGTCAGAAATATCACCTTTCGGAAACTTTAAAGAAAACGATCTCCTGCTTTACGGCTCGCTGGCCTCAAGGGAAGAGGACAACGACCCGATTGATAATGCAATCCTTCTGAAGGCAAAAGATGAAGGATCAGTTCAAGAAAAAATCGATTCTTATGAAGTCAAAGAGTTCACGCCGTTTGATCCCGTTATAAAGCACACCGAGGCTACGATTGAAGGGCCTGAAGGGAAATTAAAAATTGCCAAAGGTGCGCCCCAGGTTATTCTGGACATGTCAGATGATAAAGAAGAAGTAAGGCAGAAAGTGGAAGAAAAAGTAGATTCTCTGGCTTCAAAGGGGTATCGTGCCCTGGGAGTATGTGTGGGGGAAGAAGGGAAATACAGGTTTGCAGGGCTTCTGGGACTTTATGACCCCCCGCATGAGGACTCTGCTGAGACCATAAAGACAGCAAACTCCCTCAACGTGAACGTGAAAATGGTAACCGGGGACCATATCGCCATTGCTAAGGAGATAGCAAGCCAGGTAGGCCTGGGCACGAACATAATTACGGCTGATGATTTCGTAGAAAAATCCGATTCCGAAGCTCAGGAACTTGTAGAAAAGGCAGACGGGTTTGCCCAGGTCTTTCCCGAGCACAAATACAGGATCGTCGACCTCCTTCAAAAAGAAGAACATATTGTTGGCATGACAGGAGACGGCGTCAACGACGTCCCTGCTCTGAAAATGGCTGATGCGGGAATTGCTGTTGCAGGAGCCACGGATGCCGCAAAATCCGCTGCAGACATCGTGTTTACAATATCAGGCCTCTCGATCATTATTAACGCGATAAAAGAAAGCCGCAAGATATTCCAGAGGATGAAGAGCTACTCCATCTACAGAATTGCCGAAACCGTCCGGGTGCTTTTTTTTATTGCCACTTCGATAATCGTGTTTAATTTCTATCCCATAACCGCCATAATGATCGTTTTGCTTGCTATTCTCAACGATGCCCCTATAATGACTATTGCATATGACAATGTGAAATATTCCCTGAAACCGGAAGAATGGAACATGCGCGAGGTCGTGAGAGTTTCCACATTTCTGGGAATTCTGGGAGTGATTGCTTCATTCCTGATATACTATATCGGAGCCAGGGTTCTTTACCTCAGTCCGGGTGTACTGCAGTCTTTTATCTTCCTGAAACTTGCCGTAGCCGGGCACCTGACCATATTTGTTGCCCGCACCAGGGGACATTTCTGGTCTCCTCCTCCGGGAAAGCTCCTTTTTTGGTCTGCAGTGGTCACAAAACTGCTGGCAACCTTTATCGCAGTGTACGGGATCTATATATCTCCTATCGGATGGAAACTGGCAGGCTTTATCTGGATCTACGCACTTACAGCTTTTGTTATAACCGATTATTTGAAGGTAGGCTTTTATAAGCTAATGGACAGCAGAGGATGA
- a CDS encoding glycosidase has protein sequence MTWRDRGELFVRHKKNPILTVEDWPYHANSVFNPAAAIVDGKILLLVRVEDHRGISHLTVARSNNGIDGWEIDPEPTFVPDPVNYPEEIYGIEDPRITYIDELGKWVVAYTAFSDSGPLPALAFTEDFRNFERIGPALPPENKDAALFPVRFNGKWAMIHRPVPAIHGMKANMWISFSTEMEAWGGHQVLLYAREGGWWDAYKIGLCPQPIRIPDGWLIMYHGVRPTMPTISYRLGLALLDPEDPRKVLRRSEGWVFGPLELYERSGDVNYVVFPCGWVVVKDELRIYYGSADTSISMASAKMSEILEYVRECPEEQCPEEYCRFFEGNRRRVTDLKRG, from the coding sequence ATTACCTGGAGAGACCGAGGAGAATTGTTTGTAAGGCATAAGAAAAATCCCATACTTACAGTTGAAGACTGGCCGTATCATGCTAATTCGGTTTTTAACCCTGCAGCTGCCATAGTTGACGGCAAAATACTATTGCTGGTGCGTGTCGAAGATCACAGAGGCATTTCTCATCTTACAGTAGCCAGGAGTAATAATGGAATCGACGGCTGGGAGATCGACCCCGAACCGACCTTTGTCCCGGATCCTGTCAATTATCCTGAGGAGATATACGGCATTGAAGACCCACGCATAACCTACATTGATGAGCTGGGGAAGTGGGTTGTAGCGTATACAGCTTTTTCGGACTCCGGCCCCTTGCCGGCTCTTGCCTTTACGGAGGATTTCCGCAATTTTGAGAGAATAGGCCCCGCCCTGCCCCCTGAAAATAAAGACGCTGCCCTCTTTCCCGTAAGATTTAACGGCAAATGGGCAATGATACACAGGCCTGTGCCTGCTATTCACGGTATGAAAGCGAATATGTGGATCTCCTTTTCTACAGAAATGGAAGCCTGGGGCGGGCATCAGGTCCTTCTCTATGCCCGGGAAGGGGGATGGTGGGATGCCTATAAGATAGGATTATGCCCGCAGCCGATACGTATACCCGACGGCTGGTTAATTATGTATCATGGAGTGCGCCCGACAATGCCAACAATAAGTTATCGGCTTGGGCTTGCTCTCCTTGACCCTGAAGACCCGAGAAAAGTCCTCCGCAGGTCTGAAGGCTGGGTTTTCGGGCCTCTCGAACTCTACGAACGCAGCGGAGATGTCAACTATGTTGTTTTCCCCTGCGGATGGGTTGTGGTGAAGGATGAACTTCGTATTTATTACGGAAGTGCGGATACATCTATCTCAATGGCCAGCGCAAAAATGAGCGAGATCCTGGAATATGTCCGTGAATGCCCTGAAGAACAGTGTCCTGAAGAGTACTGCAGATTTTTTGAGGGGAACAGGAGGAGGGTTACTGACCTGAAAAGAGGCTAA
- a CDS encoding IS5-like element ISMac15 family transposase — MSEQTERLPYPSDLSDKEWKLIEPHIPNPPTNRGKKRVHPYREILNGIFYLLRSGCAWRMLPHEFPPWQTVYHYFRLWRLYGIWERINAALRTELRIENGREPEPSAAILDSQSVKTTETRGVRGYDAGKKVKGRKRHILVDTTGLLLIVVVHAANIQDRDGAKLVLEQIKGTFSRLQLIWADAAYAGQLIDWVKITCGWVLEIVRRKDDVKGFQVLPRRWVVERTFGWLGRYRRLSKDYEGLTESSQAFIYAAMIHIMSRRLAKIEPLSR; from the coding sequence ATGTCAGAACAGACTGAAAGACTTCCTTATCCTAGCGATTTATCTGATAAAGAATGGAAACTAATCGAGCCTCATATCCCAAATCCCCCAACTAATCGAGGCAAAAAACGTGTTCACCCCTATCGTGAAATATTGAATGGCATATTCTATTTGCTACGTTCTGGTTGTGCATGGCGAATGTTACCACACGAATTTCCACCATGGCAAACTGTCTACCACTATTTCCGTCTTTGGCGTCTTTATGGAATTTGGGAACGCATAAATGCTGCGCTAAGAACTGAACTGAGAATTGAAAATGGCAGAGAACCAGAACCGAGTGCAGCGATTTTGGATAGTCAATCAGTCAAAACCACAGAAACACGTGGAGTACGCGGCTATGATGCTGGTAAGAAAGTCAAAGGACGAAAGCGCCATATTCTGGTGGATACAACAGGGCTACTATTAATAGTTGTAGTTCATGCAGCGAATATTCAGGATCGAGATGGAGCTAAACTTGTTCTGGAACAAATTAAGGGGACATTCTCTCGATTGCAGCTTATTTGGGCTGATGCTGCTTATGCTGGTCAACTGATTGATTGGGTCAAGATAACCTGTGGTTGGGTTTTGGAAATAGTAAGGCGTAAAGATGATGTCAAAGGTTTTCAAGTACTTCCTCGCAGATGGGTAGTAGAGCGTACATTTGGATGGTTGGGTCGTTATCGGCGTTTGAGCAAAGATTATGAAGGATTAACAGAGTCCAGTCAAGCCTTCATTTATGCGGCTATGATCCATATAATGAGCAGACGACTGGCTAAAATAGAACCTTTATCCAGATGA